The Neofelis nebulosa isolate mNeoNeb1 chromosome 16, mNeoNeb1.pri, whole genome shotgun sequence genome includes a window with the following:
- the LOC131497139 gene encoding C-C motif chemokine 15-like isoform X2, with protein sequence MKVFAAAFPFLIVATAFGSQVQALHEPMVAIRPHETSIHLQGLHHPSDCCTQYTPRKIRCGFMKDYYETSSGCSQPAVIFLTKKGQRVCANPFDLGVQNCVRSLKSN encoded by the exons ATGAAGGTCTTCGCAGCTGCCTTCCCCTTCCTCATTGTTGCTACTGCCTTTGGATCCCAGGTCCAGGCCCTTCATG AACCCATGGTGGCAATACGTCCTCATGAAACCTCGATACATCTGCAAG GCCTTCACCATCCCTCTGACTGCTGCACCCAATACACTCCACGGAAAATCCGATGTGGATTCATGAAAGATTACTATGAAACAAGCAGCGGGTGCTCCCAGCCAGCTGTCAT CTTCCTCACCAAGAAGGGGCAGCGTGTCTGTGCCAACCCCTTTGATTTGGGAGTTCAGAATTGCGTGAGGTCCCTGAAGTCGAACTAA
- the LOC131497139 gene encoding C-C motif chemokine 15-like isoform X1, translating into MKVFAAAFPFLIVATAFGSQVQALHEPMVAIRPHETSIHLQGLHHPSDCCTQYTPRKIRCGFMKDYYETSSGCSQPAVMVPLRRCSVNDLLHLYDETSFSASLFCHQADTCPLYRTEMSHLTVS; encoded by the exons ATGAAGGTCTTCGCAGCTGCCTTCCCCTTCCTCATTGTTGCTACTGCCTTTGGATCCCAGGTCCAGGCCCTTCATG AACCCATGGTGGCAATACGTCCTCATGAAACCTCGATACATCTGCAAG GCCTTCACCATCCCTCTGACTGCTGCACCCAATACACTCCACGGAAAATCCGATGTGGATTCATGAAAGATTACTATGAAACAAGCAGCGGGTGCTCCCAGCCAGCTGTCAT GGTGCCACTGAGAAGATGTTCTGTCAATGATCTCCTTCACCTGTATGATGAAACAAGTTTTTCAGCCTCCTTATTTTGCCATCAAGCTGACACATGTCCTTTATATAGAACAGAAATGTCTCATCTTACGGTCAGCTGA